Proteins encoded by one window of Verrucomicrobiota bacterium:
- a CDS encoding ABC transporter ATP-binding protein, producing MIGIEVQGVTKRFGDVVALGGIDLSIEPGELFFLLGPSGCGKTTLLRTLAGFYFPNEGKVLFGDKDVSQMQPHKRRTGMMFQSYALWPHMTVWENVAFGLKQLKVAKEERESRVREALVSVRMEEYGQRKPNQLSGGQQQRVALARALVVRPRCLLLDEPLSNLDARLRNEMRLEIRRICKDFELTTVYVTHDQKEALSIADRMAVFDKGKILQVGTPSEVYCRPINQTVASFIGEANFLSGQVVRSGAGEALVHTPVGELTGTLSGFESDPSEGTGVLLCIRPEVLRLSDFEPEENAISGKIGESVYFGEVAHHDFYQGEEHLLVSELNPRYRGGERRDGLFLEADVGDIVVLPK from the coding sequence ATGATCGGGATCGAAGTTCAGGGGGTGACGAAGCGGTTCGGCGATGTAGTGGCTCTCGGTGGTATTGATCTATCGATCGAGCCTGGAGAATTGTTCTTCCTTCTTGGGCCGAGTGGTTGTGGGAAAACGACGCTGTTGAGGACTTTGGCCGGATTTTACTTTCCCAACGAGGGTAAGGTTCTGTTTGGAGACAAGGATGTATCCCAAATGCAGCCGCACAAACGTCGCACCGGAATGATGTTTCAAAGCTACGCGCTTTGGCCGCATATGACGGTTTGGGAGAACGTGGCGTTTGGCCTAAAGCAGCTCAAGGTCGCGAAGGAGGAGCGGGAATCTCGCGTGAGGGAGGCTTTGGTTTCGGTGCGAATGGAGGAATACGGGCAGAGGAAACCAAATCAACTTTCGGGGGGTCAGCAACAGAGGGTGGCCCTGGCGCGTGCGCTTGTGGTCAGGCCGAGATGTCTCTTATTGGACGAACCGCTTTCAAATCTGGATGCGCGCCTGCGAAACGAGATGCGGTTGGAAATTCGCCGGATCTGTAAAGACTTTGAATTGACGACGGTTTATGTGACTCACGACCAAAAAGAGGCGCTTTCAATCGCAGACCGGATGGCGGTTTTCGATAAAGGAAAGATCCTACAGGTCGGGACACCTTCAGAAGTGTATTGCAGGCCGATTAATCAGACGGTCGCTTCCTTTATCGGTGAGGCTAATTTCCTTTCGGGGCAGGTGGTTCGCTCTGGGGCTGGTGAGGCATTGGTCCACACTCCAGTTGGCGAATTGACTGGAACGCTCTCCGGTTTTGAGTCCGATCCCTCCGAAGGGACGGGGGTTTTGCTTTGTATCCGTCCCGAAGTGCTTCGTCTTTCTGATTTCGAACCTGAGGAAAACGCGATCTCTGGGAAGATCGGCGAATCCGTCTATTTTGGCGAAGTGGCGCACCACGACTTCTACCAGGGTGAAGAGCATCTGCTGGTTTCAGAACTGAATCCGCGTTATCGCGGAGGTGAGCGGCGCGATGGATTGTTCTTGGAAGCGGACGTTGGGGATATAGTCGTCCTACCGAAATAG
- a CDS encoding MFS transporter, whose translation MKSTSSLARTQTTVVTLCFLLGLLNYLDRVVISFAVTPIQTEFGINNAQFGFLMSAFALGTLSVNGFSGWILDQSNVRLVWTVAVLAWSVVMILQGLAPTLLLFIGLRYLLGLGEGVNFPAMNRAMADWMDPKTLSRQVSLCLLGVPLALMIGGPLLSNLIQSFGWRAAFIVLGAAGILLGLCWMTFYRNAPKELIPRGTDPGDPPPRWRDLLRNPTLLATSWSFFAFGYVLFFGVSWLPGYLGQTYGMDVTKIGWFSVLPWGISLALIPVAGWISDRIMAQTQSVRTSRIHLIWICQSVAVLFFGALLLAENSTAALVLLSFAIGFAMMPNSPYYSVCSDLFPRQSGSATGILVTFFSASGIVSPLLTGWLSDLFGGFNAAIGALIVIVGSSVAGMIVFARPTAKPRRV comes from the coding sequence ATGAAAAGCACCTCCTCCCTTGCCCGCACCCAGACTACCGTTGTCACCCTTTGTTTCCTCCTTGGCTTGTTAAACTACTTAGACCGAGTCGTCATTTCTTTTGCGGTTACGCCAATCCAAACCGAATTCGGAATTAACAATGCCCAGTTCGGATTCTTGATGTCGGCCTTTGCCTTGGGAACCCTTTCTGTAAATGGTTTCTCCGGCTGGATTCTTGACCAGTCGAACGTTCGCTTGGTCTGGACCGTTGCAGTGCTGGCGTGGTCTGTGGTCATGATCCTTCAGGGCCTTGCTCCCACCCTCCTCCTCTTCATCGGCCTTCGCTACCTCCTAGGACTGGGCGAGGGGGTTAACTTTCCGGCGATGAACCGGGCGATGGCCGACTGGATGGATCCTAAAACACTGAGTCGCCAGGTCTCGCTCTGTCTCCTCGGAGTCCCTTTGGCCCTGATGATTGGAGGTCCTCTCCTCTCCAATCTCATCCAATCGTTCGGCTGGAGAGCGGCATTTATCGTTCTTGGAGCAGCAGGTATCCTTCTTGGCCTTTGCTGGATGACCTTTTATCGGAATGCACCGAAGGAGCTGATTCCCCGTGGAACCGATCCCGGAGATCCTCCACCGCGATGGCGGGACCTTCTCCGAAACCCAACCCTACTGGCGACCAGTTGGTCGTTTTTTGCCTTCGGCTATGTACTCTTTTTCGGTGTGAGCTGGCTACCGGGATACCTCGGTCAAACCTACGGGATGGATGTAACGAAAATCGGTTGGTTTTCAGTGCTCCCGTGGGGTATCTCGCTAGCGTTGATCCCGGTAGCAGGATGGATCTCAGATCGTATCATGGCGCAAACCCAAAGTGTGCGCACCTCGCGGATACACTTGATCTGGATCTGCCAGAGCGTTGCTGTGCTTTTCTTTGGAGCCTTACTTCTGGCCGAGAATTCAACCGCGGCCTTGGTCCTTCTTTCCTTCGCCATTGGTTTCGCAATGATGCCTAACTCGCCCTATTACTCCGTCTGTTCCGATCTCTTTCCCAGACAATCCGGGTCGGCAACCGGAATACTGGTCACCTTCTTTTCGGCATCCGGTATTGTATCTCCCTTGCTCACCGGATGGTTGAGTGACCTCTTCGGCGGCTTCAACGCCGCTATTGGAGCCCTTATCGTGATTGTTGGCTCCTCAGTAGCCGGAATGATTGTCTTCGCACGGCCGACTGCAAAGCCTCGCAGAGTCTAA
- a CDS encoding pectate lyase-like adhesive domain-containing protein, with amino-acid sequence MVKKQIFVLTAITLAATTPRLGADTTVSVSTLEELNTAIRNASEQPTGNGVHTINFSNDLTYTGGILELNLFTNATSGNSILIDGGGFTLDLGNNFRGFFIAGGDVLIRDLEIANAVAVGGNGNTGGGGGMGAGGGLFVVDGSSIAGSGITEETSVTLENVSFTGNQAIGGNALNDSGTSNPAGGGGGLGGDGGDGFNSDSVLAQGAGGGGGVGIGATGGDADDGFDNPGGEGTFLTASGGGSSNTGQPGGPSGGGGGGAYTDSLTTITTAGGGGIGGSDASNDRGGDGGWGGGGGGSFEVFATDAGDGGWGGGGGSSAEDASGGDGGFGGGAGGGLENGDRGFGGGDAGSIHGGGGLGAGGAIFAMKGVTLIIDGVSFSNNSTSGGTSSDGGDGLGIGNDVFFGSDVVFQIGSGETLIVAPGSFGGAASSGAGNDPNDDAKGRLTVTGGGEMVIQGAQSFAGTTFVDGSIYTLAAADSEPQGTSGTSDYQVFNPGAILNINSAGAAIAPITQTDGIVNIIGDGNTIAANSFTPGSIVDMAGVSGGVFIISGNNTTLSGTSKVSGGAEMNIIGQGTEFSQQITVDDGQLHITGLGTSFNGMIVQAGLVTFDAESTMNGLLVQGGEVRVNSEITFSGALNVSGGTFRVTEMFKPTNGATLAFTGGLSELVGGDNGGANTYLVADGGEAAFGGNFDNSTFISEAPSSEAVSTLRFIGGSALPELATTAASIEIREGAGVYFDFSGDVGEIIGAVQTQDLTLYTGTTVTFDLFSTDTIPVIMDSPTGALTFEKGFADTIEFVLGEFGDSLGIGESRTYTIIGSVTNLDIEGFSDIFSALVFDNGGNTGIEGTFSGLDADSDPNLHITLTNTIPEPGQYPLVLGIAALAWIASRRRRPLLSR; translated from the coding sequence ATGGTCAAAAAGCAAATTTTCGTCCTTACAGCAATTACGCTGGCCGCAACTACGCCCAGGTTAGGGGCGGATACGACCGTCAGCGTCTCGACGCTGGAGGAGTTGAACACAGCGATCCGCAACGCATCGGAACAACCGACGGGTAACGGTGTGCACACGATCAACTTCTCGAATGATCTCACCTACACAGGGGGTATTTTGGAGCTCAATCTTTTCACAAATGCGACATCGGGAAACTCGATCCTTATCGATGGCGGTGGGTTTACGTTGGATCTGGGCAACAACTTTAGAGGCTTCTTTATCGCCGGAGGTGATGTCCTCATCCGCGATCTCGAGATTGCCAATGCCGTTGCAGTGGGTGGCAATGGCAATACAGGGGGAGGTGGCGGCATGGGTGCCGGAGGAGGGCTTTTCGTGGTCGATGGATCGTCAATTGCGGGCTCAGGGATTACCGAAGAGACCTCGGTTACTCTCGAAAATGTTTCCTTTACTGGTAACCAGGCAATTGGTGGCAACGCCCTAAACGACTCAGGGACTTCAAATCCTGCCGGCGGCGGTGGTGGTTTGGGCGGTGATGGTGGCGACGGTTTTAATTCCGATTCAGTCTTAGCCCAAGGGGCTGGTGGTGGCGGTGGCGTCGGCATCGGAGCCACTGGAGGAGATGCCGACGACGGTTTCGACAATCCGGGCGGCGAGGGTACATTTTTGACAGCATCCGGAGGAGGAAGCAGCAACACCGGCCAGCCCGGAGGTCCTTCCGGTGGGGGCGGCGGCGGTGCCTACACGGACAGCTTAACCACCATAACCACTGCAGGTGGTGGTGGTATCGGCGGATCTGACGCGAGTAATGATCGCGGTGGGGACGGCGGCTGGGGCGGCGGTGGTGGCGGATCTTTTGAGGTTTTTGCTACTGACGCCGGCGATGGCGGTTGGGGCGGTGGTGGTGGTTCTTCCGCCGAAGATGCCTCTGGAGGCGACGGAGGATTTGGCGGTGGTGCGGGCGGAGGACTTGAAAATGGGGACCGGGGTTTTGGTGGCGGCGATGCCGGTTCGATTCATGGCGGTGGAGGCCTTGGGGCCGGTGGCGCAATCTTTGCCATGAAAGGCGTTACACTGATCATCGATGGAGTCTCCTTTTCCAATAATTCCACTTCTGGCGGGACTTCGAGCGACGGAGGCGACGGCCTTGGAATTGGCAACGACGTTTTCTTTGGCAGCGATGTCGTCTTTCAGATCGGGAGCGGCGAAACACTGATTGTCGCACCGGGAAGCTTCGGCGGGGCCGCCTCTAGCGGGGCTGGTAATGACCCCAATGACGACGCAAAGGGACGCCTGACCGTGACTGGAGGTGGCGAGATGGTCATCCAAGGCGCGCAATCATTCGCGGGCACCACCTTCGTGGATGGAAGCATCTACACACTGGCGGCGGCCGACTCTGAGCCCCAAGGCACCAGTGGAACGAGCGATTACCAAGTGTTCAACCCCGGAGCGATCTTGAATATCAATTCGGCCGGAGCTGCGATTGCCCCCATCACCCAAACCGACGGGATTGTGAATATAATTGGAGACGGAAACACCATCGCGGCAAACTCGTTCACCCCCGGTTCAATTGTCGATATGGCGGGAGTAAGCGGAGGTGTTTTCATCATTTCCGGAAATAACACCACGCTGTCTGGAACGTCCAAAGTCTCCGGCGGTGCCGAAATGAATATCATAGGCCAGGGCACAGAATTCAGTCAGCAGATTACGGTTGATGATGGACAGTTACACATTACCGGCCTGGGAACATCATTCAACGGGATGATCGTCCAAGCGGGGCTAGTAACCTTTGATGCCGAGTCAACGATGAACGGTTTGCTCGTGCAGGGAGGGGAAGTTCGGGTGAACAGCGAGATTACTTTCAGTGGCGCGCTGAACGTGTCTGGAGGAACGTTCCGCGTTACCGAGATGTTCAAACCCACAAACGGAGCAACCCTTGCTTTCACAGGTGGCTTGAGCGAGCTCGTCGGTGGAGACAATGGAGGCGCAAACACCTACTTGGTGGCAGATGGCGGGGAGGCAGCTTTTGGCGGGAACTTCGACAACTCCACATTTATTTCCGAGGCCCCATCAAGCGAGGCGGTTTCGACCCTTCGTTTTATTGGAGGAAGTGCTTTGCCTGAATTAGCAACCACGGCCGCTTCCATCGAGATTCGTGAAGGGGCCGGTGTCTACTTCGATTTCAGCGGAGATGTAGGGGAAATAATCGGGGCAGTCCAGACTCAGGATCTCACACTTTACACGGGGACTACTGTGACATTTGACCTGTTTTCTACGGACACCATTCCGGTGATAATGGATTCCCCGACAGGTGCGCTAACCTTTGAAAAAGGCTTTGCCGACACGATTGAATTTGTCCTCGGTGAATTCGGTGATTCGCTCGGTATCGGCGAATCCCGAACCTACACCATCATCGGCTCCGTGACCAATCTGGACATCGAGGGCTTCAGCGACATCTTCTCTGCGCTCGTATTCGACAACGGGGGAAACACCGGAATCGAAGGCACCTTTTCCGGCCTCGATGCCGACAGCGACCCGAACCTACATATTACCCTCACCAATACAATACCGGAACCCGGCCAATACCCACTGGTCCTAGGAATCGCGGCACTAGCGTGGATCGCTTCTCGACGAAGACGCCCCTTACTTTCAAGGTGA
- a CDS encoding FUSC family protein codes for MAISLRKRGWLFSRISHWSGILTDIDPGGLKLAQAIKTACAVVVSGFLCHAFATQIPTLTLPDFAKDFPWFSSAFESAKAAKGLPTSLTILGAAITLNFFLLIPGAGWALEFRRMCMAVALSFAILLPVAWIGPAEFGYGDKPMAILWVALIGIGLYLRRWGQIAGNYGLLIILVGLFAMILNPTKAEGFWFAPTILIASLVTFAFRFLTLRPSAINAFRIRARRFLGSANEALETLTREDLTQYADDHPELAKAINTNLRHYWHAVQLSLEQATLENPSIDSRLRAQVVALYRMIMALEVITDSFLRLSASERKVWSADERLSGALKKIRDNLSHPVAIGFPSEAVADPKLESLLDDLLTDQNTTAGQKLQPARIIVGLRRLEKALYDYFQGRSEIESATIPSDNRKIKAEIKRDASRGASRLALQGLIAAAITTGLQFIFALDHAYWATLTVALVLNATVGQTLRRMGRRVLGTAIGVAVAIGLVYLTGDASAPKFIVIFVALVVTFLTVQTHYGIASAGIGLMVTLLIHVGMGASIASMSARAYETFIGAGVALVVALLIVPSYSSDLVRKRLIDFLKDAAEAIKHITGKNDGQSTFSVPLATRLQAILNEAPAIAAEHLSGSEHRRVVSETLSLLDVLVSYIGLFEAGLQLLDLESLPETAKNTLKDLDKRINDAFSQVVARLEHPSPTPSTEDLSIVFPLGQDHMAQAVEGTQTIATKDSLVIIAHVFYGNRIGRALNDLVPVTARIK; via the coding sequence ATGGCTATTAGTCTCAGGAAAAGGGGTTGGTTGTTTTCACGGATTTCCCATTGGTCCGGCATCCTTACCGATATCGATCCAGGAGGCCTCAAGTTAGCCCAGGCCATCAAAACTGCCTGTGCAGTAGTTGTCTCTGGTTTTCTATGCCACGCGTTTGCCACCCAGATCCCCACCCTGACACTTCCCGACTTTGCGAAAGATTTCCCCTGGTTTTCCTCTGCGTTCGAGTCTGCGAAGGCTGCCAAAGGGCTACCCACCAGCCTCACTATTCTCGGTGCCGCTATAACGCTGAATTTTTTCTTACTGATTCCCGGTGCAGGATGGGCGCTAGAGTTCCGTCGCATGTGCATGGCAGTCGCCCTATCTTTCGCGATCCTCCTCCCGGTCGCATGGATCGGTCCGGCCGAATTCGGCTACGGCGACAAACCAATGGCAATACTCTGGGTCGCCCTGATCGGTATCGGCCTGTATTTGAGGCGATGGGGTCAAATTGCCGGCAACTACGGGCTTCTCATCATTTTGGTTGGCCTTTTTGCGATGATCCTCAACCCGACGAAAGCCGAAGGATTCTGGTTTGCCCCGACAATCCTCATCGCGTCGCTGGTCACCTTTGCGTTCCGGTTTCTGACTCTCCGCCCTTCAGCGATCAATGCCTTTCGCATTCGCGCACGCCGTTTTCTTGGCTCAGCAAACGAGGCTTTGGAGACATTAACTAGAGAAGACTTAACCCAATACGCCGACGATCACCCCGAATTGGCAAAGGCGATTAACACCAACCTCCGTCACTACTGGCATGCAGTGCAACTCTCGCTGGAGCAAGCGACCTTGGAGAACCCAAGCATTGATTCGAGGCTTCGCGCCCAAGTCGTCGCTCTTTACCGAATGATCATGGCTCTCGAGGTCATTACGGACAGCTTTCTTCGGTTAAGCGCCAGCGAGCGAAAGGTCTGGTCTGCCGATGAACGGTTATCGGGAGCTCTCAAAAAAATCCGCGACAACCTTTCACACCCGGTTGCAATCGGCTTTCCTTCTGAGGCCGTCGCGGACCCAAAGCTGGAATCTCTTCTCGACGACCTACTAACGGATCAAAACACCACTGCCGGTCAAAAGCTACAACCTGCCCGAATCATTGTAGGATTGAGGCGTCTTGAAAAAGCCCTCTACGACTACTTTCAAGGCCGTTCCGAAATAGAAAGCGCGACGATACCAAGTGACAATCGCAAGATCAAAGCAGAGATCAAAAGAGATGCCTCCCGAGGAGCTTCGCGTCTGGCCCTTCAAGGCTTGATCGCGGCTGCCATCACCACAGGACTTCAATTCATTTTCGCGCTCGATCATGCCTACTGGGCAACTCTCACCGTCGCACTCGTCCTCAACGCAACGGTCGGCCAAACCCTAAGGCGCATGGGGAGACGAGTCCTGGGCACGGCTATTGGTGTGGCAGTGGCAATAGGGCTCGTCTATCTTACCGGAGACGCATCCGCCCCAAAGTTCATAGTCATCTTCGTGGCTCTTGTTGTGACTTTCCTTACCGTTCAAACTCACTACGGAATCGCTTCCGCAGGCATCGGCTTAATGGTGACGCTCCTGATCCACGTCGGCATGGGGGCGAGCATTGCCTCCATGTCTGCCAGAGCCTACGAAACCTTTATCGGAGCTGGTGTTGCGCTTGTCGTCGCTCTTTTGATTGTCCCAAGCTATTCCTCTGATCTCGTCCGCAAGCGTTTGATTGACTTCTTAAAAGACGCGGCCGAGGCGATCAAACACATCACCGGAAAGAACGACGGACAAAGCACTTTTTCGGTCCCACTCGCCACCAGACTTCAAGCCATCCTCAACGAAGCACCGGCAATCGCCGCCGAGCATCTCTCAGGAAGCGAACATCGCAGAGTCGTTTCCGAAACCCTGTCCCTTCTGGACGTTCTCGTTTCCTACATCGGGTTATTCGAAGCTGGGCTGCAGCTACTCGATTTGGAGAGCTTACCAGAGACGGCCAAAAACACCCTCAAGGACCTCGATAAACGGATCAACGACGCCTTTTCCCAAGTGGTGGCGCGACTCGAACACCCGTCACCCACACCTTCCACCGAAGATCTGTCGATAGTCTTTCCACTCGGTCAGGATCACATGGCGCAAGCGGTCGAAGGAACCCAAACAATCGCGACCAAAGATTCCCTTGTGATCATTGCCCATGTTTTCTACGGCAACCGCATAGGGAGGGCCTTGAATGACCTCGTTCCAGTAACGGCCCGAATCAAATGA
- a CDS encoding TetR/AcrR family transcriptional regulator has protein sequence MPRPIKYDNSEILETATALFWERGYRGVSIKNLVEETGMLPGSFYLRYGSKEGLFIECVHHYAGLTAMHYEAALQSGSPLEQIESLLKRLESDALKHDDRRVCFMVNSLLEIAPRHPKVFQILRYYLQLSEAWIEQRLEAAKKSGEIRPETDSKALAGCLFGITYAVRIKARTKEKPELLRDYRKTVFAALVDPWRAS, from the coding sequence ATGCCTCGACCGATCAAATACGACAACTCTGAGATTCTTGAGACGGCGACTGCGCTCTTTTGGGAAAGGGGCTATCGCGGGGTCTCAATCAAGAATCTCGTTGAGGAAACCGGAATGCTCCCGGGAAGCTTTTACTTACGCTATGGGAGCAAGGAGGGGCTCTTTATCGAGTGCGTTCATCACTATGCGGGTCTAACCGCGATGCACTATGAGGCTGCTCTACAGTCTGGTTCACCCCTCGAGCAGATTGAGAGTCTGTTGAAGAGACTCGAGTCGGACGCCTTGAAACACGATGACCGACGGGTCTGTTTTATGGTCAATTCACTTTTGGAAATAGCCCCTCGTCACCCGAAAGTGTTCCAGATCCTTAGATACTATCTTCAACTATCGGAGGCTTGGATCGAGCAGCGTTTGGAAGCGGCGAAGAAATCGGGCGAGATCCGACCGGAGACCGATAGTAAAGCTCTGGCTGGCTGCCTTTTCGGGATTACCTATGCGGTTCGGATTAAAGCAAGGACCAAGGAAAAACCTGAACTCTTGAGGGACTATCGGAAAACGGTTTTTGCAGCGCTCGTGGATCCTTGGCGGGCATCCTAA
- a CDS encoding ABC transporter ATP-binding protein, translating into MVSLVPSIRAVDLSKHFGSNRAVDRISFEVGAGEVVGFLGPNGAGKSTTMRILTGLMQASSGEAWVAGRSVAREPESIRHLIGFMPENNPLPEDMRVIEYLRFRARIKSIPRRGRKKRIAEVLEICDLQHGAGRKLIGTLSKGYRQRVGIADAILAEPPIVILDEPTIGLDPHQILGFRKMIQQLRGRMTLVISSHILPEIEKVCDRSVILNRGQVVAAGTRSELRDLFSPGQTYELRIEGSLSEVEQRVRQADDSLVLRDSYREPEGNIRRITFSSPSNNNLVPRIIESLTGPDMPIIQEIRIRRASLEDIFLAATKKTWQTPTTNLTPGSKTEENGE; encoded by the coding sequence ATGGTTTCTCTTGTTCCCAGTATACGCGCGGTTGATTTGTCCAAACACTTTGGTTCCAACCGTGCGGTAGACCGCATCTCTTTTGAAGTTGGTGCTGGGGAGGTTGTTGGATTTTTGGGTCCCAATGGTGCCGGAAAATCCACGACAATGAGAATTTTGACAGGGTTGATGCAGGCCTCCTCAGGGGAAGCGTGGGTTGCTGGTCGCTCCGTTGCACGCGAACCAGAGTCCATCCGTCACTTGATCGGCTTTATGCCGGAAAACAACCCACTGCCCGAGGATATGCGGGTCATAGAATACCTCCGCTTTCGGGCTCGGATAAAGTCCATCCCGCGTCGCGGTCGAAAGAAACGCATCGCCGAAGTGCTTGAAATTTGCGATCTCCAACACGGTGCCGGAAGAAAGCTAATCGGGACGCTCAGCAAAGGGTATCGCCAACGGGTCGGGATCGCCGATGCGATTCTGGCTGAACCACCCATTGTTATTCTGGACGAACCGACGATCGGTCTCGACCCTCATCAAATCCTCGGCTTCAGGAAAATGATCCAGCAGCTACGCGGAAGGATGACTCTAGTCATTTCCAGCCATATCCTGCCGGAGATCGAAAAGGTCTGCGACCGTTCTGTGATTCTCAACCGCGGACAAGTGGTTGCTGCAGGCACCCGATCCGAACTGCGGGATCTCTTCTCTCCGGGCCAGACTTATGAGCTGAGAATCGAAGGGTCACTGTCGGAAGTCGAGCAGCGGGTGCGACAGGCCGATGATTCCCTTGTTCTTCGTGATTCTTATCGCGAGCCGGAAGGAAATATCCGCCGCATCACGTTTTCCTCCCCCTCCAACAACAATCTTGTCCCACGGATTATCGAGAGCCTTACGGGTCCCGACATGCCCATTATTCAGGAGATCCGAATTCGGCGGGCTTCCCTTGAGGACATTTTTTTGGCGGCTACCAAGAAAACGTGGCAAACCCCTACGACCAACTTAACTCCAGGATCTAAAACCGAGGAGAACGGGGAGTGA
- a CDS encoding TA system VapC family ribonuclease toxin, with protein sequence MISFDTNIVVHSANSDAQEHEKARAFILELAQREDVIVCDLMLVEVFLKLCNAKIFRRPLSSKEAGVYCERLRKNQKWRLVESASVMDEVWRGTQKKNFAFRRIIDFRLGLTLRHHGVTDLATTNVKDFKGLGFERVWNPLR encoded by the coding sequence ATGATTAGCTTCGACACCAATATCGTTGTTCATTCTGCCAATTCCGATGCTCAGGAACATGAAAAAGCCCGTGCTTTTATACTCGAACTAGCCCAACGCGAAGACGTAATCGTCTGCGATCTAATGCTCGTCGAAGTCTTTCTGAAGCTCTGTAATGCGAAGATCTTTCGTCGTCCACTTTCGTCCAAAGAGGCGGGAGTTTATTGCGAAAGACTGCGCAAGAACCAGAAGTGGCGCCTTGTTGAATCCGCATCGGTCATGGACGAGGTCTGGCGAGGAACGCAAAAGAAGAATTTCGCCTTTCGCCGGATCATCGATTTTCGTCTTGGCCTCACCCTACGGCACCATGGAGTCACCGACTTAGCGACGACCAATGTGAAGGATTTTAAAGGTTTGGGGTTTGAAAGAGTTTGGAATCCACTGCGCTAA
- a CDS encoding ester cyclase, with protein MAPPTIDLDQLTKSHWTSLEATNVDLIADFVQKLMNEHAFNQVTELYANSRYTQHNRNIPDGIEGLVGVLKDFTKKFPDYSYDVKRIIADGDHVVFHSHATIKEADRGSDQKGLNITDTWRIEEGEIVEHWDSIQPLDSFMMFYVLLNGGKIRNAHGVF; from the coding sequence ATGGCCCCACCTACTATCGATCTCGATCAACTAACCAAATCCCACTGGACCTCTCTAGAAGCAACGAATGTCGACCTCATTGCTGATTTCGTTCAGAAGCTGATGAACGAGCATGCGTTCAACCAAGTAACCGAGCTGTATGCGAATTCACGTTACACCCAACACAACCGAAACATTCCCGATGGAATCGAGGGTCTCGTAGGGGTCCTAAAAGACTTCACAAAGAAATTTCCTGATTACAGCTACGACGTGAAACGAATCATCGCCGATGGGGATCACGTAGTCTTTCATTCGCACGCAACCATCAAAGAGGCTGATCGCGGAAGTGATCAAAAAGGTTTGAACATCACCGACACGTGGAGGATCGAGGAGGGCGAAATCGTGGAACACTGGGATTCCATTCAACCGCTCGACAGCTTTATGATGTTTTACGTCTTGCTAAACGGGGGAAAGATCCGCAACGCACACGGAGTCTTTTGA
- a CDS encoding antitoxin yields MVKTQVQFPDHLYKEAKRIAEEYEMSFAEVVRRGVEEVAKVYPPGSITASEWTLPLAKGMGKPLLPEAEWDTVVRDEA; encoded by the coding sequence ATGGTAAAAACTCAAGTACAATTCCCTGATCACTTATACAAAGAAGCGAAGCGTATCGCAGAGGAATACGAGATGAGCTTCGCAGAAGTGGTCCGGCGCGGAGTGGAGGAAGTCGCCAAAGTCTATCCTCCGGGCAGCATAACCGCCAGCGAGTGGACATTACCTTTAGCGAAAGGCATGGGGAAACCGCTTCTTCCAGAGGCCGAATGGGATACCGTTGTCCGGGACGAAGCATGA